Proteins encoded in a region of the Stieleria neptunia genome:
- a CDS encoding FAD-dependent oxidoreductase, whose protein sequence is MRFVFVLLIGLFVSIPSAKTADEMDADLLIVGGTESGWAAAIQAARLGVEKIVIVHDGRWLGGQFTEQALACVDENKGVGKVGWGVDWHPMKRSFHRFGLFKELMDRIEAFNTAKYGSPMPGLPHHGPSTFRPAEAEAIFREMLRPCLQTGQVVLVTDRYPVKADVDRSEKIPALTGLWFAPLDGSDPDLHVRAELTIDASDWGDAIQASGAAFEYGPDPPSRYGEPSAPENAPTNEMNPITWAMIVAESDQETPIAKPSRFDDRNYPRATHFSLNEFRDLDWDVKKVRLGAIRHWPDADETSKRQLSVYSVRRIVEGRTSRDGKTAILLNYMNGQDYPLERLPAHVADALEATEPGASQKNIVVLSRPQREIIFRDAKQHSLGVLYHLQNFVHDRAPDQTNSFRRFHLSDEFGTPDRLPPKPYIRESLRLKAMYMMREQDGRNRDGDTKTKATPRFAAVMYPDGLFAWQFHYDFHRTGRTYLISENASGEGNQGPWIDFHKPLRHTNFLSDRSVFPLRSLVPERFNGLLGAQGNLGFSSIVSAAIRLHDQRIHVGQAAGATAAVALDAAVSPRQIPYDRALLESVRHALCGQVDAATPILLWPFRDLDSGHPAFVAINRLAALRLLPLGIRDVDFRPDDPASSDWIAEVVAKVEGASLPPEWTSGTRGEFCQLWWTVIQQQGSDGWAFQRLSLEDADGDGIVDRDDALLFTPNEPIRFEIERRVLSADRDGVPEIPSVPCQSFDFCGPGVAVDDGFVADHGQRYDHERGYGWTDDLRQHHRKRNRIDGPGDSFVFTRETATWECRVANGRYRISVCIGDSGHDQSLQSVSVEGHRWIDRVSTPEGEFIEVTGEVSIQDGRLTVDIGSGAKGSNTCLNWLQVEGPLSQRAK, encoded by the coding sequence ATGCGTTTTGTCTTTGTTCTGCTGATTGGCTTGTTCGTTTCCATTCCCAGTGCCAAGACAGCGGACGAGATGGATGCCGACTTGTTGATCGTCGGCGGTACCGAATCGGGTTGGGCGGCGGCGATCCAGGCCGCACGACTGGGGGTCGAAAAGATCGTCATCGTGCACGACGGACGCTGGCTGGGCGGTCAGTTCACCGAACAAGCACTCGCCTGTGTCGATGAAAACAAGGGCGTCGGCAAAGTCGGCTGGGGCGTGGACTGGCATCCGATGAAACGTTCCTTCCACCGCTTCGGCCTGTTCAAAGAGCTGATGGATCGGATCGAGGCGTTCAATACGGCAAAGTATGGCTCGCCGATGCCGGGGCTGCCCCATCACGGGCCGTCGACGTTTCGCCCTGCGGAAGCGGAAGCCATCTTTCGTGAGATGTTGCGTCCTTGTTTGCAGACCGGCCAAGTCGTGCTGGTGACCGATCGCTATCCGGTCAAAGCCGACGTCGATCGGTCTGAGAAAATCCCCGCCTTGACGGGATTGTGGTTTGCGCCCCTGGATGGTTCCGACCCGGATTTGCACGTCCGTGCGGAACTCACCATCGATGCTTCGGATTGGGGCGATGCAATTCAGGCGTCGGGAGCCGCTTTTGAATACGGCCCGGATCCGCCCTCACGTTACGGCGAACCGAGCGCTCCGGAGAACGCGCCGACCAATGAAATGAACCCGATCACGTGGGCGATGATCGTTGCGGAATCCGATCAGGAAACCCCGATCGCCAAGCCATCCCGATTTGACGATCGAAACTATCCCCGCGCCACGCATTTCAGCTTGAACGAGTTTCGTGACTTGGATTGGGATGTCAAAAAGGTGCGGCTGGGCGCGATCCGGCACTGGCCCGATGCCGACGAGACATCGAAACGGCAGTTGAGCGTCTACTCGGTTCGACGAATCGTCGAAGGCCGAACCAGTCGCGACGGCAAGACTGCGATTCTGCTGAACTACATGAACGGCCAAGATTATCCACTGGAACGATTGCCGGCCCACGTCGCCGACGCACTCGAAGCCACCGAGCCCGGCGCGTCACAGAAAAACATCGTGGTCCTGTCACGACCACAGCGTGAGATCATCTTTCGCGATGCCAAACAACACTCGCTCGGGGTGTTGTATCACCTGCAAAATTTTGTTCATGATCGCGCGCCCGACCAAACCAATTCATTTCGTCGGTTCCATCTGAGCGACGAATTTGGAACACCGGACCGGTTGCCGCCCAAGCCTTACATCCGCGAATCACTGCGTTTGAAAGCGATGTACATGATGCGTGAGCAAGACGGTCGCAATCGTGACGGCGATACGAAAACCAAGGCGACGCCGCGGTTTGCCGCGGTGATGTATCCCGATGGTTTGTTCGCCTGGCAGTTTCACTACGATTTTCACCGCACCGGGCGGACGTATTTGATCAGCGAAAACGCCTCCGGCGAAGGGAATCAGGGGCCTTGGATTGATTTTCACAAACCGCTGCGCCACACCAATTTCTTGAGCGATCGGAGTGTGTTCCCGCTGCGCAGTCTGGTTCCCGAACGATTCAACGGACTGCTCGGGGCGCAAGGGAATCTCGGCTTCAGCAGCATCGTCAGCGCCGCGATCCGATTGCATGATCAACGGATTCACGTCGGTCAGGCGGCCGGGGCGACGGCGGCGGTCGCACTCGATGCTGCGGTTTCGCCACGACAGATCCCGTACGATCGAGCGCTACTGGAATCCGTTCGACACGCGCTGTGCGGTCAAGTCGACGCCGCGACTCCGATTCTGCTGTGGCCGTTTCGCGACTTGGATTCGGGGCATCCGGCGTTTGTCGCGATCAACCGTTTGGCGGCACTCCGGCTTCTACCCCTGGGCATTCGCGACGTCGACTTTCGGCCCGATGATCCGGCGAGTTCAGACTGGATTGCCGAGGTCGTGGCCAAGGTCGAAGGGGCGTCGCTGCCGCCGGAGTGGACATCGGGGACACGCGGTGAGTTTTGTCAGCTTTGGTGGACGGTGATTCAACAGCAGGGATCGGACGGGTGGGCATTCCAACGTCTGAGCTTGGAGGACGCCGACGGCGATGGGATTGTCGATCGGGACGATGCGCTGCTGTTCACTCCGAACGAACCGATCCGGTTTGAAATCGAGCGTCGCGTGCTGTCTGCCGATCGAGATGGTGTGCCGGAAATCCCCAGCGTGCCGTGCCAGTCGTTTGATTTTTGCGGTCCTGGTGTCGCCGTGGACGACGGCTTCGTTGCCGACCATGGGCAGCGTTATGACCACGAACGCGGATATGGATGGACGGATGACCTTCGCCAACACCATCGCAAACGAAACCGAATCGATGGACCGGGCGACTCGTTTGTGTTCACTCGCGAAACGGCCACGTGGGAGTGCCGTGTTGCCAACGGACGCTACCGCATCAGCGTCTGTATCGGTGATTCGGGGCACGATCAGTCCTTGCAATCGGTGTCCGTCGAAGGCCATCGATGGATTGATCGGGTCAGCACGCCCGAGGGCGAGTTCATTGAAGTCACAGGCGAGGTTTCGATCCAGGATGGACGGCTGACGGTTGACATCGGTTCCGGCGCCAAGGGGTCCAATACCTGCCTGAATTGGTTGCAAGTCGAAGGGCCGCTTTCGCAACGAGCGAAATAA
- a CDS encoding DUF1552 domain-containing protein, translating into MNVYLDDDTNRHMPLSRRTLLRGAGAALALPWLEAMMPGKASAAESEGKAPEDSPLRMAALFVPNGVRQDMWTPEATGRDFELTPTLEPLADVKDQLLVLTNLWNQASNFGDGHYVKCSGFLTCTTINKSLGIDLNCNGRSMDQVAADYSGKLTPLPSLELGIDPVTTGVDTNVGYTRVYGSHIAWSGPTSPLARELNPHLVFDRLFRAGNPNKGAAQRDRLLLDRVLEDADQLKHRLGAADRQRMEEYLQSVRSVEKRLQNQDAGGAKQWQPLVKLDRQNRPPEQRPDAYVEQVRLMLDMIALAFQTDTTRVCTFMFGNAVSGRNFSFLDGVSGGHHDTSHHQNNEDKLRQYQLINRWHVEQYAYLLGKLRSMKEREGTVLDNSMILYGSGLRDGNSHNPHNLPILLGGSGGGRIATGQHLSFGRDTPLSNLYAAMLNAFGTGHERFADSTGILPGVLA; encoded by the coding sequence ATGAACGTCTATTTGGACGACGACACGAACCGTCACATGCCGCTCTCACGTCGCACGTTGTTGCGCGGTGCCGGGGCTGCTTTGGCGTTGCCTTGGCTCGAAGCGATGATGCCCGGCAAGGCTTCGGCGGCCGAGTCGGAGGGCAAGGCCCCCGAGGACTCGCCGCTGCGGATGGCGGCGTTGTTCGTTCCCAACGGTGTTCGGCAGGACATGTGGACGCCGGAAGCAACCGGCCGCGATTTCGAGTTGACGCCGACGCTGGAGCCGTTGGCCGACGTCAAGGACCAACTGCTGGTGCTGACGAACTTGTGGAACCAAGCCAGTAACTTTGGCGACGGACACTACGTCAAGTGTTCGGGATTCTTGACCTGCACGACGATCAACAAATCCCTGGGGATCGATCTGAACTGCAACGGTCGTTCGATGGACCAGGTCGCCGCCGATTACTCGGGAAAACTTACGCCGCTGCCGTCGTTGGAACTCGGCATCGATCCGGTCACGACCGGGGTCGACACCAACGTCGGTTACACCCGTGTCTATGGATCGCACATCGCCTGGAGCGGTCCGACCAGTCCCCTGGCGCGGGAATTGAATCCACACTTGGTATTTGATCGGCTGTTTCGTGCCGGCAACCCCAACAAGGGAGCCGCCCAACGCGATCGGCTGCTATTGGATCGCGTTTTGGAAGATGCCGATCAGTTGAAGCATCGACTCGGTGCGGCGGACCGGCAACGGATGGAAGAGTACTTGCAATCGGTCCGCTCGGTCGAGAAACGGCTACAGAACCAGGACGCTGGAGGGGCCAAACAGTGGCAACCGCTGGTCAAGCTGGATCGCCAGAACCGGCCTCCGGAACAACGCCCCGACGCGTACGTCGAACAGGTTCGGTTGATGTTGGACATGATTGCGTTGGCATTCCAAACCGACACCACGCGCGTCTGCACGTTCATGTTCGGCAACGCCGTCAGCGGACGCAATTTTTCATTCTTGGACGGTGTTTCCGGTGGTCACCACGACACCTCGCACCACCAGAACAACGAAGACAAACTGCGCCAGTATCAGTTGATCAACCGTTGGCATGTCGAACAGTACGCCTACTTGCTCGGCAAACTTCGCTCAATGAAGGAACGCGAGGGGACGGTGCTGGACAACTCGATGATTCTGTACGGATCAGGGCTGCGTGACGGGAACAGCCACAACCCGCACAACCTGCCGATTCTGCTGGGTGGCAGCGGCGGCGGGCGGATCGCCACCGGTCAACACCTCTCGTTCGGCCGAGACACGCCCTTGTCGAACCTGTATGCCGCGATGTTGAACGCATTCGGAACCGGCCACGAGCGATTCGCCGACAGCACGGGCATTCTGCCGGGAGTCCTCGCATAG
- a CDS encoding sulfatase-like hydrolase/transferase: MKSVCTFLAAAAALVAALLAAPKVSVAAEQPNIMVFLVDDMGMMDTSVPFLTDEAGNPKRYPLNDHYRTPAMERLAAQGIRFNQFYAMSVCSPTRVSIMTGQNAARHRTTNWINPRQDNAGKNGAPNWNWAGLKEGDVTLPDVLRGRGYTTIHVGKGHFGPEGREGAEPLNLGFDVNVAGAAFGAPGSYYAEKNYGAGTKRAHHAVPGLEKYHGSDTFLTEALTIEAKQRVSETVEQDKPFYLYFSHYAVHGPFESDPRFADHYKDSGKPANAQAFATLIEGMDKSLGDMLDHLNELGVAENTLIFFLGDNGSDAPLGHQHEVACAAPLRGKKGAHYDGGMRVPLIAAWAKPNPDNALQQSLPIPAGAIQHQVASVEDLFPTLTQLTAAEVPDGHAVDGAPLQTLLTGQPDADRPEQFLMHYPHGPHRSNYFTVWRNGDWKVIYHALPHTKTTGGHIQFADGNYELFNLADDPFESTNLAKSRPEVLKRMMQGLIEALQQHDAVYPVDDAGEVVVPQLP; encoded by the coding sequence ATGAAGTCTGTTTGCACGTTTTTGGCGGCCGCCGCCGCGTTGGTCGCCGCACTGCTTGCCGCGCCGAAGGTCTCCGTTGCCGCGGAACAGCCCAACATCATGGTCTTTCTGGTCGACGACATGGGAATGATGGACACGTCCGTTCCTTTTCTGACCGATGAAGCGGGAAATCCCAAACGCTACCCTCTAAATGATCATTATCGCACCCCGGCGATGGAACGGTTGGCCGCGCAAGGCATTCGGTTCAACCAGTTTTACGCGATGAGTGTTTGTTCGCCGACGCGGGTGAGCATCATGACCGGGCAGAATGCGGCTCGGCACCGGACGACCAACTGGATCAATCCCCGCCAGGACAATGCGGGCAAGAACGGCGCGCCGAATTGGAATTGGGCGGGGCTGAAAGAAGGCGACGTGACGCTGCCGGATGTCTTGCGCGGACGCGGCTACACGACGATTCACGTCGGCAAGGGACACTTCGGACCGGAAGGTCGCGAAGGCGCCGAACCGCTGAATTTGGGGTTTGACGTCAACGTGGCCGGAGCCGCATTCGGAGCCCCGGGCAGCTATTACGCGGAAAAGAATTATGGTGCAGGAACGAAACGTGCCCACCACGCGGTCCCCGGATTGGAAAAGTATCATGGCAGCGACACGTTCTTGACCGAAGCGCTGACGATCGAAGCCAAGCAGCGGGTGAGCGAAACGGTGGAGCAGGACAAGCCGTTTTACCTGTATTTCTCGCACTACGCGGTCCACGGGCCGTTCGAGTCGGATCCGCGTTTTGCCGACCACTACAAGGACTCCGGCAAACCCGCCAACGCACAGGCTTTTGCGACGTTGATCGAAGGCATGGACAAATCGCTCGGCGACATGCTGGACCACCTCAACGAACTCGGTGTCGCCGAAAACACGCTGATCTTTTTCTTGGGTGACAACGGCAGCGACGCGCCGCTGGGACACCAGCACGAGGTCGCGTGCGCGGCACCGCTGCGTGGAAAGAAAGGCGCGCACTACGACGGCGGCATGCGTGTGCCGTTGATCGCCGCGTGGGCAAAGCCGAATCCGGACAACGCGTTGCAGCAATCCCTTCCGATCCCCGCCGGTGCGATTCAGCACCAAGTCGCGTCGGTCGAGGACTTGTTCCCCACGTTGACCCAGCTCACCGCGGCCGAAGTCCCGGACGGTCACGCCGTCGACGGGGCACCGTTGCAAACGCTGCTGACCGGACAACCAGACGCCGATCGTCCCGAGCAGTTTTTGATGCACTACCCGCACGGGCCGCACCGCAGCAACTACTTCACCGTCTGGCGCAACGGGGACTGGAAAGTCATCTACCACGCGTTGCCGCACACGAAGACCACCGGAGGCCACATTCAGTTCGCCGACGGGAATTACGAACTGTTTAATTTGGCCGACGATCCGTTTGAATCGACCAACCTGGCCAAGTCCCGGCCCGAGGTGCTCAAGCGGATGATGCAAGGCTTGATCGAGGCGCTTCAGCAGCACGACGCGGTTTATCCGGTCGATGATGCGGGGGAAGTGGTGGTTCCGCAATTGCCGTAA
- a CDS encoding alpha/beta hydrolase family protein, whose translation MNDSRFRPDQPPRFSFSRRHALKTVAGHSLALPMIGSLCHTTAFAAEEVAPRNRFPRMIQEFFVHQLRQFENEHRRTLNGLKTEQDARRYVESVQAKCRQSFGPNPEKTPLNARVTGTVERETYRIENVIFESRPGFPVTANLYIPNNSAERMPAVVGTCGHSSNGKAAEPYQAFAQGLARLGYVCLIYDPIGQGERLQYPDENLKSEIGVGVREHLHAGNQQFLVGEFFGNWRAWDGIRALDYLTTRPEVDPQRIGVTGNSGGGTMTTWLCGLDDRWSMGAPACFVSTFRRNLENELPQDTEQCPPDVFPLGLDHSDFLAAMAPKPIIILAKEQDFFDVRGAEESYERLRRLYKLLGAEDNVALFVGPTGHGYSQENREAMYAWFNRAVGWNDRQTDGLFDGVMTTTAEVPFTAEPDIQIEKDETLWCTPDGQVARLEGTRTVFDFTRDKSEQLAEKRSRPRGQALRSTLVDVLKLNLDGLKVPDYRNFSYLNAKGYPSKYAMGYTVATEPGIHAIVYRLTDQRWHSRPPRAGKRAVLYVSHLSSDAELRDEPLIGELIESEPETPFFTVDVRGIGESLPGTSQPGTFHSPYGSDYLYAIHSVMLGRPYVGQKTFDVLRVLDWLASIGHTEIHLAGLGWGALPATFAAVLSDRVKQVTLKQALPSYSAIAESEHYDWPLATLLPDVLTHFDLPDCYAELESKQLQQIDPKVA comes from the coding sequence ATGAACGATTCTCGATTCCGACCCGATCAACCGCCGCGTTTCTCTTTTTCACGTCGCCACGCGCTCAAGACCGTCGCTGGGCATTCCCTTGCGCTGCCGATGATCGGGTCGTTGTGTCACACGACGGCGTTTGCAGCGGAGGAGGTCGCCCCCCGGAATCGATTCCCGCGAATGATTCAGGAATTCTTTGTTCACCAGTTGCGACAGTTTGAAAACGAACACCGCCGCACGCTCAACGGATTGAAGACCGAACAAGATGCGCGGCGTTATGTCGAATCGGTTCAAGCGAAGTGTCGCCAATCCTTCGGTCCCAATCCGGAAAAAACACCGCTCAATGCCCGCGTTACCGGAACCGTCGAACGCGAGACCTATCGCATCGAAAACGTGATCTTTGAAAGCCGTCCAGGATTTCCGGTCACGGCCAATCTGTACATCCCCAACAACTCGGCCGAACGAATGCCCGCGGTGGTCGGTACCTGCGGCCATTCCTCCAACGGCAAGGCGGCCGAGCCCTATCAAGCGTTCGCACAAGGGTTGGCGCGTCTCGGTTATGTCTGCTTGATCTACGATCCGATCGGACAAGGCGAGCGTTTGCAGTACCCCGATGAAAACTTGAAATCCGAAATCGGCGTCGGCGTTCGCGAACATCTGCACGCCGGCAACCAACAGTTTCTGGTCGGCGAGTTTTTTGGCAATTGGCGCGCCTGGGACGGAATCCGTGCGCTCGATTATCTGACCACCCGCCCCGAAGTCGATCCACAGCGGATCGGCGTGACCGGCAATTCCGGCGGCGGGACGATGACCACCTGGTTGTGTGGGCTGGATGACCGCTGGTCGATGGGCGCCCCGGCGTGCTTTGTCAGCACGTTCCGACGCAACTTGGAAAACGAATTGCCGCAAGACACCGAGCAGTGCCCGCCGGATGTGTTTCCGCTGGGGCTGGACCACAGCGATTTCCTGGCCGCGATGGCACCCAAGCCCATCATTATCCTGGCCAAAGAACAGGACTTCTTTGACGTGCGTGGAGCGGAAGAGTCGTACGAGCGACTTCGCCGGCTGTACAAATTGCTCGGCGCCGAAGACAACGTGGCGTTGTTTGTCGGACCGACCGGTCACGGATACTCGCAAGAAAACCGCGAGGCCATGTACGCCTGGTTCAACCGTGCGGTCGGATGGAACGATCGACAAACCGACGGCCTGTTTGACGGCGTCATGACCACGACGGCGGAAGTTCCCTTCACCGCCGAGCCGGACATCCAGATCGAGAAAGACGAAACGCTTTGGTGTACCCCCGACGGACAAGTCGCACGACTGGAGGGCACGCGCACCGTCTTTGATTTCACACGCGACAAATCAGAGCAGCTCGCGGAGAAACGGAGCCGTCCGCGTGGTCAAGCACTGCGATCGACCCTGGTTGATGTTTTAAAGCTAAACCTTGATGGGTTAAAGGTCCCCGACTATCGAAACTTCAGTTACCTGAACGCAAAGGGATACCCTTCGAAGTACGCGATGGGTTACACCGTGGCAACCGAACCGGGAATTCATGCGATCGTCTATCGCTTGACCGATCAGCGCTGGCATTCACGTCCGCCGCGCGCCGGCAAACGCGCCGTTTTGTACGTTTCACACTTGTCCAGCGATGCGGAACTGCGTGACGAACCGCTGATCGGCGAACTGATCGAGTCCGAACCGGAAACGCCGTTTTTCACCGTCGACGTCCGCGGCATCGGCGAATCACTTCCCGGCACCAGCCAACCCGGCACGTTCCACAGTCCTTATGGCAGCGACTACCTGTACGCGATCCACAGTGTGATGCTTGGGCGACCCTACGTGGGCCAGAAAACGTTTGATGTGCTGCGTGTGCTCGACTGGCTCGCATCCATCGGTCACACCGAGATCCATTTGGCGGGACTCGGCTGGGGAGCCTTGCCGGCAACGTTCGCCGCCGTCCTTTCCGACCGCGTCAAGCAGGTGACGCTGAAGCAGGCGCTGCCATCGTATTCCGCGATCGCCGAAAGCGAGCACTACGACTGGCCGCTGGCGACCTTGTTACCCGACGTGCTCACCCACTTCGACCTGCCAGACTGTTACGCCGAACTCGAATCCAAACAGCTCCAGCAAATCGACCCCAAAGTGGCGTAA
- a CDS encoding DUF1592 domain-containing protein encodes MASRLARPVCAPAVVFSLAIFVLGLCGLERPVADADDARAADASDNNAAPKGLTAEGAVAFVQSYCIDCHVGEDAESGLDLEGFASVEDVAGSIEAWNRIATRVHEGQMPPPESDTPSQATRAAFVDWIRDTIYQAVCDDGVSPGGPMLRRLNRTEYANTVRDLLGIPINAGHALPDDGAGGEGFDNAAETLFISPIYAEKYLDAARSAIGHALKDPDDRKRIITATPNDKRSPEQAAREVLAGFLPRAFRRPAGAEEIDEYTQLFNRVYEEDQSYTSAIEFTLVAAMVSPKFLFLFEQAGETDEPTLVSHYEMASRLSYFLWASMPDDELMRLAAQGKLHDDDVLEQQVARMLRSDVDRRGLRRGAKVREFATSFVEQWLGTRALGREFKPDKSIAGRYDSELEGGMKYEPIFFFEDLLADNRSLLNLIDSDFTYVNRTLARHYKVKGEFREQPKKVELSEKDRRGGLLGMSAVLAVSSFPHRTSPVLRGKWVLETLLGTPPPPAPPNVPALEEAGDAAQPTSLRERLELHRSDPVCASCHQAMDPLGFGLENYDVLGRWRTDADGVAIDASGQLPSGETFNGPDELKGLLMDRKEQFMRNLTSKMLGYALARGLTNEDACVVESITRKLAEDDYKAQTLILEIVKSIPFRYKQGS; translated from the coding sequence ATGGCATCACGACTTGCCCGACCGGTTTGCGCGCCCGCGGTTGTGTTTTCGCTGGCAATTTTCGTTCTGGGGCTGTGCGGTTTGGAACGGCCCGTCGCCGATGCGGACGACGCACGTGCAGCCGATGCGAGTGACAACAACGCTGCGCCGAAAGGGTTGACCGCTGAGGGTGCCGTTGCGTTCGTGCAATCGTATTGCATCGATTGCCATGTCGGCGAAGACGCAGAGTCGGGATTGGACTTGGAAGGATTCGCATCGGTCGAAGACGTCGCCGGTTCGATCGAGGCTTGGAATCGGATTGCGACGCGGGTTCATGAAGGCCAAATGCCTCCGCCCGAGTCCGACACGCCATCGCAAGCGACGCGGGCGGCATTTGTCGATTGGATTCGCGATACAATCTATCAAGCGGTCTGCGACGACGGAGTATCGCCTGGCGGCCCGATGTTGCGACGGCTCAATCGGACCGAATACGCCAACACCGTTCGCGACCTGCTGGGCATTCCCATCAATGCGGGCCACGCGTTGCCCGACGATGGAGCGGGCGGGGAAGGGTTTGACAACGCGGCCGAGACGTTGTTCATCTCGCCGATCTATGCGGAAAAGTACTTGGATGCGGCGCGCTCGGCGATCGGTCACGCGTTAAAAGATCCAGACGATCGAAAACGGATCATCACGGCCACGCCGAACGACAAACGGTCGCCGGAACAAGCCGCTCGCGAAGTGCTCGCCGGATTTCTGCCCCGCGCGTTTCGCCGTCCCGCCGGCGCCGAGGAGATCGACGAATACACCCAACTGTTCAACCGGGTCTATGAAGAAGACCAGTCGTACACCAGCGCGATCGAGTTCACCTTGGTCGCCGCGATGGTGTCGCCTAAGTTCTTGTTCTTGTTCGAACAGGCCGGCGAAACCGACGAACCGACGCTCGTTTCGCATTACGAGATGGCATCGCGTCTGTCGTACTTTCTGTGGGCGTCGATGCCGGACGACGAATTGATGCGATTGGCGGCACAAGGCAAGTTGCACGACGACGACGTGCTGGAACAGCAGGTCGCCCGGATGCTACGCAGTGACGTCGACCGCCGCGGTCTGCGTCGTGGGGCGAAAGTCCGTGAATTCGCGACCAGTTTTGTCGAGCAATGGTTGGGCACGCGGGCGCTCGGACGCGAATTCAAACCCGACAAATCGATCGCAGGACGCTACGACTCCGAACTCGAAGGCGGCATGAAGTACGAGCCGATCTTTTTCTTCGAAGACTTGCTGGCCGACAACCGCTCGCTGTTGAATTTGATCGATTCGGATTTTACCTACGTCAATCGAACGCTGGCCCGGCATTACAAGGTCAAGGGTGAGTTTCGTGAGCAGCCCAAGAAAGTCGAACTCAGTGAAAAAGACCGTCGCGGCGGGTTGCTGGGGATGAGTGCGGTGCTGGCGGTTTCCTCATTCCCGCACCGAACCAGTCCCGTGTTGCGCGGGAAATGGGTGTTGGAAACGCTGCTCGGCACCCCGCCACCGCCGGCACCGCCCAACGTGCCTGCCTTGGAAGAAGCCGGCGATGCCGCCCAACCGACTTCGTTGCGGGAGCGACTCGAATTGCATCGATCGGATCCGGTTTGCGCCTCCTGTCACCAGGCGATGGATCCACTCGGTTTTGGGCTGGAAAACTATGACGTGCTGGGCCGATGGCGGACCGATGCAGACGGCGTCGCCATCGATGCGAGCGGTCAGCTTCCCAGCGGGGAGACGTTCAACGGGCCCGACGAATTGAAAGGGCTGTTGATGGATCGCAAAGAGCAATTCATGCGCAATTTGACGTCCAAGATGCTCGGCTACGCATTGGCTCGTGGGCTGACGAATGAAGACGCCTGTGTGGTCGAGTCGATCACGCGAAAACTGGCCGAAGACGACTACAAAGCGCAAACGTTGATTCTGGAAATCGTCAAGAGCATTCCGTTTCGATACAAGCAGGGTTCGTAG